A genome region from Carya illinoinensis cultivar Pawnee chromosome 2, C.illinoinensisPawnee_v1, whole genome shotgun sequence includes the following:
- the LOC122300494 gene encoding membrane protein PM19L-like, whose protein sequence is MAASGGSKSAASVLLIVNLVLYFIATAIAVWAINHGIQRSRETASALSISARLFPIYLPMGNTATGFFVIFSLIAGVVGMATSLAGLNDVAQWNAPNLHAAASSSLATWALTLLAMGLACKEIQLGWTDSNLRSLEIMIIVVSATQMFCLGAIQVGVEDAVAQQRGYH, encoded by the exons ATGGCAGCTTCTGGAGGATCCAAATCAGCAGCCTCAGTCCTCCTAATAGTCAATCTTGTTCTGTATTTCATTGCAACTGCGATCGCTGTATGGGCTATAAATCATGGGATTCAAAGATCTCGCGAGACAG CATCTGCTTTGTCTATTTCGGCTCGCCTGTTTCCGATATATTTGCCGATGGGAAACACGGCGACCGGTTTCTTTGTGATTTTCTCCCTCATTGCCGGCGTTGTGGGCATGGCCACCTCACTTGCTGGACTTAACGATGTTGCTCAATGGAATGCGCCCAACTTACACGCAGCAGCATCCTCTTCTCTTGCAACTTGGGCTCTCACTCTACTGGCCATGgg ATTAGCATGTAAAGAGATTCAACTTGGTTGGACAGATTCAAACCTG AGGAGTCTAGAAATCATGATCATAGTTGTGAGTGCGACACAAATGTTTTGCTTGGGTGCTATCCAAGTTGGAGTTGAAGATGCTGTTGCACAGCAAAGAGGCTACCATTGA
- the LOC122300493 gene encoding glutamine synthetase leaf isozyme, chloroplastic yields the protein MAQILAPSTQWQMRITKNPANASPMTAKMWGSLLLKQNKKGSSKSSGKFRVFALKSENSTINRLESLLNLDLPQYTDKIIAEYIWIGGSGIDLRSKSRTISKPVEHPSELPKWNYDGSSTGQAPGEDSEVIIYPQAIFRDPFRGGNNILVICDAYTPAGEPIPTNKRHRAAEVFSNKKVVDEVPWYGIEQEYTLLQENVKWPLGWPVGGYPGPQGPYYCGAGADKSFGRDISDAHYKACLYAGINISGTNGEVMPGQWEYQVGPSVGIEAGDHIWCSRYILERITEQAGVVLSLDPKPIEGDWNGAGCHTNYSTKSMREDGGFEVIKKSILNLSLRHKEHISAYGEGNERRLTGKHETADINTFSWGVANRGCSIRVGRETEKQGKGYLEDRRPASNMDPYVVTSLLAETTILWEPTLEAEALAAQKLALNV from the exons ATGGCACAGATTTTGGCTCCCTCAACGCAATGGCAGATGAGGATCACAAAGAATCCCGCAAATGCAAGTCCTATGACAGCAAAGATGTGGGGTTCTCTGTTATTGAAACAGAACAAGAAAGGCTCATCTAAAAGCTCAGGTAAGTTTCGGGTTTTTGCTCTGAAGTCTGAGAACAGCACTATCAACAGGCTAGAAAGTCTGCTAAATTTGGATCTCCCTCAATATACCGACAAAATCATTGCTGAATACATTTG GATTGGAGGGTCAGGAATTGATCTGCGTAGCAAGTCAAGG aCAATTTCCAAGCCCGTTGAGCATCCATCTGAGCTTCCCAAGTGGAACTATGATGGATCAAGTACTGGTCAAGCTCCGGGTGAAGATAGTGAAGTAATTATATA CCCTCAAGCAATTTTTAGGGACCCTTTCCGTGGCGGCAACAATATCTTG GTAATATGTGATGCATACACGCCAGCAGGTGAGCCTATCCCAACAAACAAACGACACAGGGCTGCTGAGGTCTTCAGTAACAAGAAGGTTGTAGATGAGGTTCCATG GTACGGGATAGAGCAAGAGTACACCTTACTTCAAGAAAACGTGAAATGGCCATTAGGTTGGCCTGTTGGAGGCTATCCTGGTCCTCAG gGTCCTTACTACTGTGGTGCAGGGGCAGACAAATCATTTGGCCGTGACATATCAGATGCTCATTACAAAGCTTGCTTGTATGCTGGAATTAACATCAGTGGTACAAATGGGGAGGTTATGCCTGGCCAG TGGGAGTATCAAGTAGGACCTAGTGTGGGAATTGAAGCTGGAGATCATATTTGGTGTTCCAGATACATTCTCGAG AGAATTACAGAACAAGCTGGTGTTGTTCTCTCACTCGATCCAAAACCAATAGAG GGTGATTGGAATGGTGCCGGATGTCACACCAATTACAG TACAAAGAGCATGAGGGAGGATGGAGGCTTTGAAGTTATAAAGAAGTCGATTCTGAATCTGTCACTTCGCCACAAAGAGCATATCAGTGCCTATGGAGAAGGAAATGAGAGAAGATTAACAGGAAAGCATGAAACAGCTGACATTAACACATTTTCTTGG gGAGTGGCTAATCGTGGTTGCTCCATCCGTGTTGGACGTGAAACTGAGAAGCAAGGCAAAG GCTACTTGGAAGATCGGCGTCCAGCTTCAAATATGGACCCTTATGTTGTGACCTCGCTACTGGCAGAAACTACAATATTATGGGAACCAACACTGGAGGCTGAAGCTCTAGCTGCTCAGAAGCTAGCATTGAATGTTTGA